In Thermosynechococcus sichuanensis E542, a single genomic region encodes these proteins:
- a CDS encoding CO2 hydration protein codes for MVQAIERPSSAKLPPLDHPLADIIYRLEAGGALIPDTPVNLMKIIGMYKAYSIPMDFYWRDLLYLGERVFINPFPFFKYFPTKEYFDLPNHYAGDTADLRIWRGPAHAHPELMAFIEKGETGKMPRLLHHLWHDRINMEFSEDLARKMMWHRMGGELDIYLDSEEYKAAADKAIRAYFKRNPLMLGLYKLFPDLFLEQARQATYMTVLGLFWEVMAPVFFEISDRYDEGSITSVKEAMNFLVNGIFAAAGRPIYHHVYIDDEVHVLVPKEKGFMWLYEAAFPYVEAVFYRTAPFRGTKSYNAQANQVPTDQVDFHYGILFADKFPVGTAGIPPTLLHQDMYHFLPQYLKDYFHQHCRGEDDILVQLGIAFQHSMYTVTSAVLQATRAAFYYPLDDPNPEHLMANRRFFVAQMDRFIRPQYGIAEACKIRNVQDPNYL; via the coding sequence ATGGTTCAAGCGATCGAGCGCCCCAGTTCGGCAAAACTGCCCCCACTGGATCACCCCCTAGCCGATATTATTTACCGCCTCGAGGCGGGGGGTGCCCTCATTCCCGACACGCCAGTGAACCTGATGAAGATCATCGGTATGTACAAGGCCTATTCGATTCCGATGGACTTCTACTGGCGGGATCTGCTCTACCTCGGTGAGCGGGTCTTTATTAATCCCTTCCCCTTTTTTAAGTATTTCCCGACCAAGGAATACTTTGATCTGCCCAATCACTATGCTGGCGATACCGCTGATCTGCGGATTTGGCGCGGCCCTGCCCATGCCCACCCCGAACTGATGGCGTTCATCGAGAAAGGGGAAACTGGCAAGATGCCTCGTCTGCTGCACCACCTTTGGCACGATCGCATCAACATGGAGTTTTCTGAAGATCTAGCCCGCAAAATGATGTGGCACCGCATGGGAGGTGAGCTAGACATTTACCTCGACTCTGAGGAGTACAAAGCAGCAGCCGATAAGGCCATTCGTGCCTACTTCAAACGCAACCCACTGATGTTGGGCCTGTACAAACTCTTTCCTGATCTTTTTTTAGAACAGGCTCGCCAAGCCACGTACATGACCGTGCTGGGGCTATTTTGGGAAGTGATGGCACCAGTCTTCTTTGAGATTAGCGATCGCTACGACGAGGGCAGCATCACCAGTGTCAAGGAGGCCATGAACTTCCTAGTCAATGGAATTTTTGCCGCTGCCGGTCGCCCCATTTACCACCATGTCTATATTGATGACGAGGTGCATGTCCTTGTACCCAAGGAAAAGGGCTTTATGTGGCTCTATGAAGCAGCCTTCCCCTATGTGGAAGCGGTCTTTTACCGCACCGCCCCCTTCCGGGGGACCAAGTCCTACAATGCCCAAGCCAATCAGGTGCCCACTGATCAGGTGGACTTCCACTATGGCATTCTCTTTGCCGATAAATTCCCTGTGGGGACGGCGGGGATTCCACCCACGTTGCTCCACCAAGATATGTATCACTTCCTCCCCCAATACCTGAAGGATTACTTCCACCAGCACTGTCGCGGTGAGGATGATATTTTGGTGCAGTTGGGAATTGCCTTCCAGCACTCGATGTACACGGTGACCTCTGCCGTTTTGCAAGCCACCCGCGCCGCCTTCTACTATCCTTTGGATGATCCGAATCCCGAGCACCTAATGGCAAACCGCCGCTTCTTTGTGGCGCAGATGGATCGCTTTATTCGACCGCAGTATGGGATTGCTGAGGCTTGCAAAATCCGCAATGTCCAAGATCCCAATTATTTGTAG
- a CDS encoding NADH-quinone oxidoreductase subunit M, with protein sequence MLTLLIVLPVIGALLMPLLPERWLRSVALVTAAVTFALSLWMLTQFDVQQTALQFTEFVPWLSPLGLNYSLGVDGLSLPLIVLGTFLTLGVVFTGEKTSHRLFYALVLLANAGITGALAAQNLLLFLLFYEVELVPFYLLILIWGGQRREQAAIKFLIYTAVSGILVLAAFLAMGWLTHAPSFDYADIQMAGLAPTAQGILLLLLILGFGIKMPLVPLHSWLPDAYVEASTPTAILLGGVLAKLGTYGLVRFALGCFPAAWGQFSGLLAIVAAVGITYGALAAIAQKDIKRMVAYSSIGHMSYVLLAAAAHTHLSMVGAIAQMISHGLILALLFYLVGVIETKVGTRELNVLNGLLNPLRGLPTTSALLILGGMASAGIPGLVGFVAEFLIFQGSYGTFPIPTLIAVVGTGLTAVYFVILINRTCFGRLDNATAYYPRVVWSEKMPALVLTLLILFLGVQPTWLVRWSETTSAQIVAAIPSATEIVASLPQ encoded by the coding sequence ATGCTGACGCTGTTAATTGTTTTGCCCGTCATTGGTGCGCTGCTGATGCCGCTGCTGCCAGAGCGATGGCTACGCTCAGTGGCTTTGGTTACGGCCGCTGTCACCTTTGCCCTGTCCCTCTGGATGCTGACGCAGTTTGATGTCCAGCAGACCGCACTGCAATTTACGGAATTTGTGCCCTGGCTGTCCCCCTTGGGATTGAACTATTCCCTTGGTGTGGATGGGTTGTCCCTACCGCTGATTGTCTTGGGGACGTTCTTGACCCTTGGGGTCGTGTTCACGGGTGAAAAGACGAGCCACCGCCTATTCTATGCCCTTGTGCTGTTGGCGAATGCAGGGATTACCGGTGCTTTGGCAGCACAGAATCTACTGCTGTTCCTCCTCTTCTACGAAGTTGAGTTGGTGCCCTTTTATCTGCTGATTTTGATCTGGGGCGGACAACGGCGTGAACAGGCTGCCATTAAGTTTCTCATCTATACCGCAGTCTCGGGCATTCTTGTCCTCGCTGCCTTTTTGGCCATGGGTTGGCTGACCCACGCTCCTAGCTTTGACTATGCCGATATTCAAATGGCTGGTTTGGCACCCACGGCTCAAGGGATTCTGCTATTGCTGTTGATCTTAGGCTTTGGCATCAAAATGCCCTTAGTGCCCCTCCACAGTTGGTTGCCCGATGCCTATGTGGAAGCCTCAACTCCGACAGCGATTCTCCTCGGGGGGGTACTGGCGAAGCTGGGTACCTATGGTCTAGTGCGTTTTGCCCTAGGCTGTTTTCCAGCGGCTTGGGGGCAATTTTCTGGCCTCTTGGCGATCGTGGCGGCAGTGGGAATTACCTATGGTGCCCTTGCGGCCATTGCCCAAAAAGATATTAAACGGATGGTGGCCTACAGTTCCATTGGCCACATGAGCTATGTGCTGCTAGCAGCAGCGGCCCATACACACCTCAGCATGGTGGGGGCGATCGCTCAAATGATTAGCCACGGCTTGATTCTGGCACTGTTGTTCTATTTGGTCGGGGTGATTGAAACCAAAGTGGGCACCCGTGAACTGAATGTGCTCAATGGCTTGCTCAATCCGCTACGCGGCCTACCCACCACCAGTGCCCTCTTGATCTTGGGCGGCATGGCCAGTGCGGGTATTCCGGGACTGGTGGGGTTTGTGGCTGAATTTCTCATCTTCCAAGGCAGCTACGGCACGTTCCCAATTCCCACCCTGATTGCGGTTGTTGGGACTGGTTTGACAGCCGTTTACTTTGTGATTTTGATTAACCGCACCTGTTTTGGCCGCCTTGACAATGCGACGGCCTACTACCCTCGGGTGGTTTGGTCAGAAAAAATGCCCGCCCTTGTGCTGACCCTGTTGATTCTCTTCTTGGGCGTCCAGCCCACGTGGCTGGTGCGTTGGAGTGAAACCACCAGTGCCCAAATTGTTGCGGCGATACCGAGTGCAACGGAAATTGTGGCCAGTTTACCCCAATAG
- a CDS encoding NAD(P)H-quinone oxidoreductase subunit F, translating to MLQSFADTVWLIPFYSLAGMVLSLIWSPGITRKTGPRPAGYVNLLLTFFSFGHALLATVAIANQPPQYVHWTWLDVAGLHFDIPVEISILTTTALMLITGLNLMAQVFAIGYMEMDWGWARFYALLALFEGGMAALVLLDSLFFNYVVLEILTLATYLLIGFWFNQPLVVTGARDAFLTKRVGDLVLLMGVLAIYPLAGSWNYDDLAAWAATAQVNPTLITLICLALIAGPMGKCAQFPLHLWLDEAMEGPIPASILRNAIVVATGAWVLVKLTPVLSLSPVALTALLVIGSVTALGGTLIAIAQVDIKRALSYLVSAYMGWVFIAVGLKEPGLAFVFILTYGVAMALLMMSIGAIIWNSITQDLRLLGGLWSRRPISGISFLVGSAGLLALPPLAGFFPQAELLDTAFAQLPWVGVVLLLVNTFAAFSLGRTFCLVWGGEVKPMTARSPEVFWPMILPMTVDLGLVLHLPILMGRFDWVIWTHPSLTTAAALTVTALLGWGAAAWVYLGKAIPKPVQFPLPPVQDLLAYDFYTPKLYKATVVGAVDLISRITAWFDRTFVDGTGNAFGVVTLLGGDRLKYSTTGQSQAYILTILMGVAILVIAICWPLLA from the coding sequence ATGTTGCAATCATTTGCGGACACAGTCTGGCTCATTCCCTTCTACTCACTGGCGGGAATGGTGCTGTCCTTGATTTGGTCACCGGGGATTACTCGGAAAACGGGACCTCGTCCAGCGGGCTATGTGAATCTCTTGCTCACGTTTTTCTCCTTTGGGCATGCACTGTTGGCCACGGTGGCGATCGCCAATCAACCGCCGCAGTATGTGCACTGGACGTGGCTGGATGTGGCGGGTCTGCACTTTGATATTCCCGTTGAAATTTCCATTTTGACGACCACCGCCCTGATGCTGATCACAGGATTGAATCTGATGGCTCAGGTGTTTGCCATCGGCTACATGGAAATGGATTGGGGCTGGGCGCGGTTCTATGCTCTGCTAGCCCTCTTTGAAGGGGGGATGGCGGCTCTTGTGCTCCTTGACTCCCTCTTCTTCAACTACGTTGTCCTAGAAATTCTCACCCTTGCCACCTACTTACTCATTGGCTTTTGGTTTAACCAACCCTTGGTGGTGACCGGTGCCCGCGATGCCTTCCTCACTAAACGAGTGGGAGACTTGGTGCTGCTGATGGGGGTGCTGGCGATTTATCCCCTTGCTGGCTCTTGGAACTACGACGATTTGGCAGCTTGGGCAGCGACGGCCCAGGTGAACCCCACGCTGATTACGCTGATTTGTCTGGCTTTGATTGCAGGCCCAATGGGGAAATGTGCCCAGTTCCCGCTGCACCTGTGGTTGGATGAAGCCATGGAAGGCCCAATTCCCGCTTCGATTCTCCGGAATGCCATTGTTGTGGCCACGGGGGCATGGGTACTGGTGAAGTTAACCCCCGTCCTAAGTCTTTCCCCTGTGGCTTTGACGGCTCTGCTGGTGATTGGCAGTGTCACGGCCTTGGGAGGCACCCTGATCGCTATTGCCCAAGTGGATATTAAGCGTGCGCTCTCCTATTTGGTCAGTGCCTACATGGGCTGGGTGTTTATTGCGGTCGGTCTCAAGGAGCCGGGCTTAGCCTTTGTCTTTATCCTCACCTATGGGGTGGCAATGGCACTGTTGATGATGAGTATTGGAGCCATTATCTGGAATAGCATTACTCAAGATCTACGCCTGCTAGGTGGGCTGTGGTCACGGCGCCCCATTTCTGGCATCTCATTCCTCGTTGGTTCAGCAGGACTACTGGCCTTGCCGCCCTTGGCGGGCTTTTTCCCACAGGCGGAATTACTGGATACGGCCTTTGCCCAACTGCCTTGGGTCGGGGTGGTGCTGCTGTTGGTGAATACGTTTGCTGCTTTTAGCCTCGGTCGCACGTTCTGTCTCGTTTGGGGCGGTGAAGTCAAACCAATGACGGCGCGATCGCCCGAGGTCTTTTGGCCGATGATTTTGCCGATGACGGTTGATCTGGGCCTAGTGCTGCACCTACCCATTCTCATGGGGCGCTTTGATTGGGTGATTTGGACCCATCCTTCCTTGACCACCGCCGCCGCACTGACCGTAACTGCTCTCTTGGGGTGGGGTGCTGCCGCATGGGTCTATCTCGGCAAAGCGATTCCCAAACCGGTGCAGTTTCCCCTACCGCCGGTACAGGATCTGCTGGCCTACGATTTCTATACGCCGAAGCTCTACAAAGCCACCGTGGTGGGAGCAGTGGATTTGATTTCCCGCATTACCGCTTGGTTTGATCGCACGTTTGTGGATGGCACAGGCAATGCCTTTGGCGTGGTCACGCTCTTGGGGGGCGATCGCCTGAAGTACAGTACAACGGGTCAATCCCAAGCCTATATCCTCACCATCTTGATGGGGGTCGCCATTCTGGTGATTGCCATTTGTTGGCCACTGCTGGCTTAG
- a CDS encoding HlyD family secretion protein, whose product MKKPASASVSNLSQVSPLTEIKNQDQVVPTQQLKLRRSLLANLLVFVAGCGILAFAGWFLYRHLTTVRSRDAVINGVIVNVRAPEEGTLEELKARVGEFIEPTDTPLALIENDYVSQGNAREVEKWLERRQGELEAAQAKLAQLQELLASAQRDERNQQVLEVEQTQRQVAAAQAKLAAAKANLADAKARYQLAKINYRRFSQLAQQGAVPQAQADAALTELQQSQAQVAARQRDVEAAARTVEALKADARAAELGLTLRHTRSNYDPRLRLQELQIQIGEQQAIVKGLQREIAAQQRQVAQAQREVAQRKVVKVAAPIAGYVWRVDARPGMFLGKGDQILQLLDCQRRWLDVFVDEQSLRLIHPGTRAKIELYGGKGKVLQGTVSNIRSGLGRLNPGDDQVIPIPENYPRQSQVRVELDADQDWGEGNFCYVGYTARVTFQILP is encoded by the coding sequence ATGAAAAAGCCGGCTTCAGCTTCTGTGTCTAATTTAAGCCAAGTCTCCCCTTTGACGGAGATTAAAAATCAGGATCAGGTTGTACCGACTCAGCAACTGAAGCTACGGCGATCGCTCCTTGCCAATTTGTTAGTGTTCGTAGCCGGGTGTGGCATCCTTGCCTTTGCAGGCTGGTTTCTCTACCGCCATTTAACAACGGTGCGCAGTCGGGATGCCGTCATCAATGGCGTGATTGTAAATGTGCGTGCGCCAGAGGAAGGAACACTGGAGGAACTCAAAGCACGGGTAGGTGAGTTTATCGAACCCACGGATACGCCCTTAGCCCTCATAGAAAATGACTATGTCAGTCAAGGTAACGCCCGCGAAGTTGAAAAATGGTTAGAACGGAGGCAGGGAGAATTAGAAGCCGCTCAGGCAAAGCTAGCTCAGTTGCAGGAACTTCTCGCCTCTGCCCAACGGGATGAACGCAATCAACAGGTGCTCGAAGTTGAACAAACCCAGCGTCAAGTGGCTGCTGCCCAAGCAAAACTTGCGGCTGCCAAGGCCAATCTTGCCGATGCTAAGGCACGCTATCAACTGGCAAAAATTAACTACCGGCGCTTTAGCCAGTTGGCGCAGCAGGGAGCGGTACCCCAAGCCCAAGCAGATGCGGCTCTAACGGAATTGCAGCAAAGCCAAGCCCAAGTGGCTGCTCGTCAACGAGATGTCGAAGCGGCGGCTCGCACCGTTGAGGCTCTGAAGGCCGATGCCCGTGCGGCTGAATTGGGACTGACCCTGCGCCACACTCGCAGTAACTATGACCCCCGCCTACGCCTGCAAGAGTTACAAATTCAGATTGGCGAACAGCAGGCGATCGTCAAAGGCCTTCAACGGGAAATCGCTGCCCAACAACGCCAAGTTGCCCAAGCCCAGCGAGAGGTTGCTCAGCGCAAAGTCGTGAAGGTGGCGGCTCCCATTGCCGGTTATGTCTGGCGGGTGGATGCCCGGCCGGGGATGTTTCTGGGGAAAGGAGATCAAATTTTGCAGTTGTTGGACTGTCAGCGCCGTTGGCTTGATGTGTTTGTGGATGAACAATCGTTGCGGCTGATTCATCCGGGTACTCGGGCAAAAATTGAACTCTATGGCGGCAAAGGGAAAGTGCTTCAGGGCACAGTGAGCAACATTCGCTCTGGTTTGGGTCGCCTGAATCCGGGGGATGATCAGGTCATCCCCATTCCCGAAAACTATCCGCGTCAAAGTCAGGTGCGTGTTGAGCTAGATGCTGACCAAGACTGGGGTGAGGGGAACTTCTGCTATGTGGGCTATACGGCACGGGTGACCTTTCAGATTCTCCCCTAG
- a CDS encoding FHA domain-containing protein, with translation MTRLPDVDKQAWLIVRSQGTVVGKYHLAGKAFWKIGRASDCDIIIHDPYISRHQATIELRPRGNALLYLIRDNNSRNGTLINGTPLSDERVLHHGDIIMMGDTDLTFRYTSPTPSVTPNVLQRS, from the coding sequence ATGACTCGCCTTCCAGACGTTGACAAACAAGCATGGCTGATTGTGCGCTCCCAAGGGACGGTGGTCGGCAAGTATCACCTCGCAGGAAAAGCGTTCTGGAAAATTGGCCGCGCTAGCGACTGTGACATTATTATTCACGATCCCTATATTTCCCGACATCAGGCAACCATTGAACTTCGGCCGCGCGGCAATGCGCTACTGTACCTCATCCGTGACAACAATAGTCGCAACGGCACATTGATTAACGGTACCCCCCTATCGGATGAGCGGGTATTACACCATGGGGACATTATCATGATGGGGGATACGGATCTCACGTTTCGCTATACGAGTCCGACGCCGTCAGTTACGCCGAATGTGTTGCAGCGCTCTTGA
- a CDS encoding biotin transporter BioY, which produces MSPLDEFLWAILGLLLTVAGTFMEAAIAIPNLLNEEGQLVLPSSWAAVPVYPLPVSYQVAAVLLVGCMGGRQAAALSQLAYLILGLSGFQVFSQGGGLDYWREPTFGYLLGFVPAAWVCGWLAFRPQRRVSLEWLALSGLAGLVLIHVCGALYLSGLALAGQLSQPLVELLEQYSLFALPGQLVIVCLVAAVARVLRLILLY; this is translated from the coding sequence TTGTCACCCCTCGATGAATTTTTGTGGGCGATTTTAGGCCTCCTCCTAACCGTGGCCGGAACGTTCATGGAAGCAGCGATCGCCATCCCCAACCTCCTCAATGAGGAAGGGCAGTTGGTTTTGCCCAGTTCATGGGCCGCCGTTCCTGTGTATCCCTTACCCGTGTCCTACCAAGTAGCAGCGGTTCTCTTGGTCGGGTGTATGGGGGGACGGCAAGCCGCCGCTCTCTCACAGCTCGCCTATTTGATTCTGGGGCTGAGTGGCTTTCAGGTGTTTTCCCAAGGGGGCGGTCTGGACTATTGGCGTGAACCGACATTTGGTTACTTGTTGGGGTTTGTGCCGGCGGCTTGGGTCTGTGGTTGGCTAGCCTTTCGCCCCCAAAGGCGAGTGAGTTTAGAATGGCTTGCCTTGAGTGGCCTAGCGGGACTGGTGCTCATTCATGTCTGCGGTGCTCTCTACCTCAGTGGTCTAGCTCTTGCAGGGCAGTTGAGTCAACCCTTGGTGGAGCTACTAGAGCAGTATTCGCTTTTTGCCTTGCCGGGGCAGTTGGTGATTGTCTGCTTGGTGGCCGCAGTGGCACGGGTGCTCCGCTTGATTTTGCTGTACTAA
- the cobN gene encoding cobaltochelatase subunit CobN, with protein MHRILTLSDLTVATDNSNVAFLQQSSAPIVILTAADTDIALLAQAYNQLPKDFPALRLANLLHLQAAAAIDDYGDRVLAKADVVVIRLLGGRGYWSYGLEVAQQMVSDRGGQLILLPGDDRPDLELMSLSSWPLAQVDRLWQYFREGGQENIQRALEFIGHYGCSWGQPPPPSQRIPRWGTYPIQGQRTSDWPQVGILFYRAHYLAGNTAVIDALAQALMRRQLAPVPVFVSSLQDPDIQQELLAAWQGKVELILNTTGFAIAKPNAVNLWQQLDVPVLQVILSSSTHETWQHHSQGLTPRDLAMHVVLPEVDGRIITRAVSFKAVSQIQPDVETTVTTYAPVGDRLDWVSDLAANWLKLRRKTPAERRIALILANYPCRDGRLANGVGLDTPNSTVELLKALQAAGYDLGANPLPQDGDALIQHLSRYCTNDPEGNQWRLPRYTLSLDTYQHYFQNLPEAVQAAIKQRWRSPTNDLPIAGDCWGNIFVGVQPSRGYDRDPSLNYHAPDLEPTPAYLAFYFWLRYVFGADAIVHVGKHGNLEWLPGKGVALSETCFPEIALGPVPHFYPFIVNDPGEGAQAKRRAQAVILDHLTPPLTRAELYGGLETLSHYIEEYYAAEQFDRSRLRVLRQQIEALVKELDLDQEIAAPNPEETWTAWLARTDGYLCDLRDAQIRDGLHILGQCPQGQQLRDLIIAIARSPSPQHRGLTRALAMDQGVDLDPLTADPTAPSPVPSYRSVGEWQNALEEEAATLVDGLIQGNPLLSCGSATQQVLDWIRTVLYPALQQTRQEIDHFLHGLNGGYVPSGAAGAPSRGRPDVLPTGRNFYAVDLRAVPTEAAWALAERSAAALIERYCQEQGDFPRTLGLSVWGTATMRTGGDDIAQALALLGVRPVWEGASRRVVDLEVIPLSLLGRPRVDVMLRISGFFRDAFPNLIALFDEAVQRVSQLDEPPDQNPLAAQVAKETAYWQQQGLPLNQAQERARFRVFGSKPGAYGAGLQGLIEAQNWQGDDDLARAYIHWSSYAYTGEAHSHNAAEALEQRLSQLQVVLQNQDNREHDLLDSDDYYQFQGGLTVAVRSRSGQQPTVYFGDHSRPEQPKIRTLQEELLRVYRSRVVNPKWLAGIKRHGYKGAFEMAATVDYLFGYAATARCVPDYVFTGIAQTYLLDGEMQAFVTQHNPWALRDMAERLLEAAQRQLWQTPDPQILDRLRAIALEAEGLIEGKFVP; from the coding sequence ATGCATCGAATTCTTACACTAAGTGATCTGACTGTTGCCACAGATAACAGCAATGTTGCATTTCTACAGCAAAGCAGTGCTCCCATTGTTATTTTAACGGCAGCAGACACGGATATTGCCCTACTGGCTCAAGCCTACAACCAACTCCCCAAGGACTTTCCCGCTCTGCGTCTTGCGAACTTACTCCATTTACAAGCGGCAGCGGCCATTGATGACTATGGCGATCGCGTGCTAGCGAAGGCTGATGTTGTTGTGATTCGCCTTTTGGGGGGACGGGGCTATTGGAGCTATGGCCTAGAGGTGGCGCAGCAAATGGTCAGCGATCGCGGTGGGCAGTTGATCTTATTGCCGGGGGACGATCGCCCGGATTTGGAACTGATGAGTCTCTCTAGTTGGCCGCTGGCACAGGTGGATCGCCTCTGGCAATACTTCCGCGAGGGGGGACAGGAAAATATTCAGCGTGCCCTAGAGTTCATTGGCCACTATGGTTGCAGTTGGGGTCAGCCCCCCCCACCCTCCCAAAGGATTCCCCGCTGGGGTACCTATCCCATTCAGGGGCAGAGAACCAGCGACTGGCCGCAGGTGGGAATTCTCTTTTACCGTGCCCATTACTTGGCGGGCAATACCGCTGTGATTGATGCCCTCGCTCAAGCCTTGATGCGGCGGCAATTAGCCCCTGTCCCCGTGTTTGTCTCCTCGCTGCAAGACCCAGACATTCAACAGGAACTGCTGGCGGCATGGCAGGGCAAGGTGGAACTGATTCTCAATACCACGGGGTTCGCGATCGCCAAACCCAACGCGGTGAATCTTTGGCAACAGTTGGATGTCCCCGTGCTACAGGTCATTCTCAGCAGTAGCACCCACGAGACTTGGCAACACCATTCCCAAGGGCTGACGCCCCGGGACCTTGCCATGCACGTCGTTTTGCCGGAGGTGGATGGCCGCATCATTACCCGTGCGGTGTCCTTTAAGGCTGTCTCACAAATTCAACCCGATGTGGAAACAACCGTGACCACCTATGCCCCAGTGGGCGATCGCCTAGACTGGGTCAGTGATCTCGCAGCCAACTGGCTGAAACTGCGCCGCAAGACCCCTGCTGAACGCCGCATTGCCCTGATTTTAGCCAACTACCCCTGTCGCGATGGTCGCCTTGCCAATGGCGTGGGACTCGACACCCCCAACAGTACCGTGGAGCTACTCAAGGCACTTCAGGCCGCTGGCTATGATCTGGGTGCTAACCCTTTGCCCCAAGATGGCGATGCCCTCATCCAACACCTCAGCCGCTACTGCACCAACGACCCCGAAGGCAATCAATGGCGGTTGCCGCGCTACACCCTCTCCCTTGACACCTACCAGCACTATTTTCAGAACCTGCCAGAGGCAGTACAGGCGGCCATTAAGCAACGCTGGCGATCGCCCACCAACGATTTACCGATTGCGGGTGACTGTTGGGGCAACATTTTTGTCGGTGTCCAACCCAGTCGCGGCTACGATCGCGACCCCAGTTTGAACTACCATGCCCCCGATTTGGAACCCACCCCAGCGTATCTTGCCTTTTACTTTTGGCTGCGTTATGTCTTTGGGGCGGACGCGATTGTCCATGTCGGCAAGCACGGCAATCTGGAATGGCTGCCGGGCAAAGGGGTTGCCCTTAGTGAGACCTGTTTTCCCGAAATTGCCCTCGGACCGGTTCCCCACTTTTACCCCTTTATTGTTAATGATCCTGGCGAAGGTGCCCAAGCCAAACGCCGTGCCCAAGCGGTGATTTTGGATCACCTGACCCCCCCCCTCACCCGTGCTGAGCTGTACGGTGGCCTAGAGACCCTCAGCCACTACATTGAGGAATACTATGCCGCTGAGCAGTTCGATCGCTCCCGTTTGAGGGTGCTGCGGCAGCAGATTGAAGCCCTTGTCAAGGAACTCGATCTCGACCAAGAAATTGCTGCCCCCAATCCAGAGGAAACCTGGACCGCATGGCTGGCGCGCACCGATGGCTATCTCTGTGATCTGCGGGATGCCCAAATTCGTGATGGCCTGCATATCTTGGGTCAATGTCCCCAAGGGCAACAGTTGCGGGATCTAATCATTGCCATTGCCCGCAGTCCCAGTCCGCAGCATCGGGGTCTCACGCGCGCTCTGGCGATGGATCAAGGGGTGGATTTAGACCCCCTCACCGCTGATCCAACAGCTCCCAGTCCTGTTCCTAGCTATCGCTCCGTGGGCGAGTGGCAAAATGCCCTCGAGGAAGAGGCGGCAACACTGGTGGATGGCCTCATTCAAGGCAACCCCCTTCTCTCCTGTGGCAGCGCAACTCAGCAGGTACTGGATTGGATTCGCACGGTGCTTTACCCTGCTCTGCAGCAGACCCGCCAAGAAATTGACCACTTTCTCCATGGCCTCAATGGCGGCTATGTTCCCAGTGGCGCTGCCGGTGCCCCTAGTCGGGGTCGTCCCGATGTCCTACCCACGGGACGGAATTTCTATGCGGTGGATCTGCGAGCGGTACCAACGGAGGCGGCTTGGGCGTTGGCGGAGCGATCGGCGGCGGCACTCATCGAACGCTATTGTCAAGAGCAGGGCGACTTTCCCCGTACCCTTGGCCTCTCGGTCTGGGGCACAGCCACAATGCGCACAGGGGGCGACGATATTGCCCAAGCCCTTGCCTTGTTGGGTGTTCGGCCGGTGTGGGAGGGTGCCTCACGACGGGTGGTGGATTTAGAAGTGATTCCCCTATCGCTGTTGGGACGACCGCGGGTGGATGTGATGCTGCGGATTTCTGGTTTCTTCCGCGATGCCTTTCCCAACTTAATTGCCCTCTTTGATGAGGCCGTGCAGCGGGTAAGTCAGTTGGATGAACCCCCCGATCAAAATCCCTTAGCGGCTCAAGTGGCCAAAGAAACAGCCTATTGGCAACAGCAGGGTCTCCCCTTGAATCAAGCTCAAGAACGGGCACGCTTTCGCGTCTTTGGTTCCAAACCCGGTGCCTATGGGGCGGGACTCCAAGGACTGATTGAAGCCCAAAACTGGCAAGGAGACGACGACCTCGCCCGCGCCTACATCCATTGGAGTAGCTACGCCTACACGGGGGAAGCCCACAGCCACAATGCAGCGGAAGCCCTAGAGCAGCGGCTGAGTCAACTGCAAGTGGTGCTGCAAAACCAAGACAACCGCGAGCATGATCTGTTGGACTCCGATGATTACTACCAGTTTCAGGGGGGCTTGACCGTTGCCGTGCGATCGCGATCGGGGCAGCAGCCCACGGTTTACTTTGGCGATCATTCACGGCCAGAGCAGCCAAAAATTCGCACCCTCCAAGAGGAACTGTTGCGGGTCTATCGCTCCCGTGTCGTTAATCCCAAATGGCTAGCAGGTATCAAGCGTCATGGCTACAAAGGTGCCTTTGAAATGGCAGCCACAGTAGATTATCTCTTTGGCTACGCCGCCACCGCTCGCTGTGTGCCCGACTATGTGTTTACAGGTATTGCCCAGACCTATTTGCTCGATGGCGAAATGCAAGCCTTTGTGACGCAGCATAATCCTTGGGCACTGCGGGACATGGCCGAGCGGCTCCTCGAAGCTGCCCAGCGCCAACTGTGGCAGACACCCGATCCGCAAATCTTAGACCGTCTGCGGGCGATCGCCCTAGAGGCTGAAGGCTTAATTGAGGGCAAATTTGTTCCTTAG